In one window of Nakamurella sp. PAMC28650 DNA:
- a CDS encoding alpha/beta fold hydrolase: MSTIARADEVGATPIAPMPTGTAAASRSANLGRGERRRRFTEQLTERRTPSDIGLNPANGTAVFTVTRMDVSGIATSVWLTAAAGPPMRIVGAGPDTSASTPRWSPDGRRLAVALQRPETPLEAQILILDDPFDRSVAIGTAPGHVEDLIWSADGQQLLVACAAPGADSVVTAGAVRYAAPSRRHRPTVTRPGSGQRRLYEMTATAGSRPRFLGPRSGTVWDVGLCPDGTIAVIWSADSSESGWYDSIVGVLNRQTGEVEKVYSPQWQLSPMATSPSGGRVAVVEGWSSDRGRVCGDIRIVDLDSAAVDQLPWFGVDVVSVEWRTEDSLWFTGWSGMQATWGWVAADGSIGLLRHDDIQPGTMAFPRCSAPAEPLVWAASAPLDSTSPEIVVGDPRDESPHMISVTRLSRGHIAQLELANTRQLSWTAADGLQIDGLLATPAVAGTGPAPLVIYAHGGPAGLWNVAVPIEVRFLVDAGFAVLLPNPRGSVGRGQDFARANLGDAGGAELTDLVGGIDACAKVDGVDVGRVGIVGGSYGGYLAACAAAMTDRFACAVMMFGHPDLLSARYGSNNPAFYDKLMLGAPASGNATAFVERSPIIHVTTATAPTLLLHGAEDRCSPLGQAEEMYRALIDCQIDTKLVVYPEEGHGLHSVKARSDCWARAADWLGLYLGLEQP, encoded by the coding sequence TTGAGCACTATCGCCAGGGCCGACGAGGTGGGGGCCACCCCGATCGCACCGATGCCCACCGGGACGGCTGCGGCAAGCCGTTCGGCTAACCTGGGCCGCGGTGAACGCCGCCGCAGATTCACCGAGCAGCTGACCGAACGTCGGACCCCCAGCGACATCGGGCTCAACCCGGCCAACGGCACTGCCGTGTTCACGGTGACCCGGATGGACGTCAGCGGAATAGCTACAAGTGTCTGGTTGACTGCCGCCGCCGGGCCGCCAATGCGAATCGTCGGTGCGGGGCCGGATACCTCCGCCTCCACACCTCGGTGGTCGCCCGACGGGAGGCGCCTTGCTGTCGCGTTGCAGCGACCTGAGACGCCATTAGAGGCACAAATCCTGATCCTGGACGATCCTTTTGACCGCAGCGTCGCGATAGGCACGGCACCCGGTCATGTCGAGGACCTGATCTGGTCTGCGGATGGGCAGCAGCTGCTGGTGGCCTGTGCTGCACCCGGGGCCGATAGCGTCGTGACGGCGGGTGCGGTCAGGTATGCCGCCCCATCCCGGCGCCACCGGCCGACGGTCACGCGGCCGGGTTCGGGTCAACGCCGGTTGTACGAGATGACCGCCACTGCTGGCTCTCGTCCGCGTTTTCTTGGCCCGCGCAGCGGCACTGTCTGGGATGTTGGACTTTGCCCGGACGGGACCATCGCAGTGATCTGGTCGGCGGATTCTTCCGAGTCCGGTTGGTACGACTCTATTGTCGGTGTACTGAACAGGCAGACCGGTGAAGTGGAGAAGGTGTATAGCCCGCAATGGCAGCTTTCCCCGATGGCGACTTCACCCTCGGGCGGCCGGGTCGCAGTCGTAGAAGGATGGTCCAGCGACCGCGGCCGGGTGTGCGGAGACATCCGGATTGTCGATCTCGACTCGGCCGCGGTAGACCAGCTGCCGTGGTTCGGTGTCGATGTCGTCTCGGTCGAGTGGCGCACCGAGGACAGCTTGTGGTTCACCGGGTGGAGCGGAATGCAGGCGACCTGGGGCTGGGTGGCCGCGGACGGCTCCATAGGGTTGCTGCGCCACGATGACATCCAGCCGGGCACGATGGCCTTCCCGCGTTGTAGCGCACCGGCCGAACCACTGGTCTGGGCCGCCAGCGCGCCCTTGGATAGCACGTCCCCGGAAATTGTCGTCGGAGACCCGAGAGATGAGTCGCCTCATATGATCTCGGTCACCAGGCTGTCCCGCGGCCATATCGCACAGCTCGAACTGGCCAACACTCGACAACTGAGCTGGACCGCGGCAGACGGACTGCAAATAGATGGCCTCCTGGCCACCCCGGCCGTCGCCGGTACCGGCCCCGCACCGCTTGTCATCTACGCCCACGGGGGCCCGGCCGGGCTGTGGAATGTCGCGGTGCCGATAGAAGTCCGCTTTTTGGTTGATGCGGGATTTGCAGTCCTACTGCCGAATCCGCGCGGCAGTGTCGGCCGCGGCCAAGATTTCGCCAGGGCCAACCTCGGTGATGCCGGCGGCGCGGAGCTCACCGATCTCGTTGGCGGCATCGACGCCTGCGCCAAGGTTGACGGGGTTGATGTCGGCAGAGTCGGAATTGTCGGCGGCAGCTACGGCGGCTACCTGGCTGCCTGCGCCGCCGCTATGACCGACCGCTTCGCCTGCGCAGTCATGATGTTCGGACACCCCGACCTGCTCAGTGCCCGCTACGGCAGCAACAACCCGGCGTTCTACGACAAGCTTATGTTGGGTGCACCCGCCTCCGGTAACGCGACGGCGTTCGTCGAGCGGTCGCCGATCATCCACGTCACCACCGCCACCGCCCCAACCCTGCTCCTCCATGGCGCCGAAGATCGCTGCAGCCCACTTGGCCAGGCGGAAGAGATGTACCGCGCGTTGATCGACTGCCAGATCGATACCAAGCTGGTGGTGTACCCAGAGGAAGGGCATGGTTTGCACAGCGTCAAGGCCCGCAGCGACTGCTGGGCCCGGGCCGCCGACTGGCTCGGCCTCTACCTTGGGCTCGAACAGCCGTGA
- a CDS encoding ABC transporter substrate-binding protein — MLSSSAAGATGSATAPTDTGKDLIWALSNTPRTLFAPTNYSTDSNLVMSLVQGQLLTFGTKGQLLPAVASSFKSVSATEFQYTIGAGHKFSDGNPVTAEDVAYSLNLQLDPKVASQEASLMSNVKSVTAAGSVVTVTLSQPDALWQFLPASLTGYVWERKSVSASLSSYGTPQTLPVGSGPYKVSEFVPDSHITLVRNPYYTGAQTPFDKITFQIIPDDQTRLLALQSGNIQGTFDVPASAFKQWSAAATVQSIPALVWRGLTMDMTQAPFNDIHVRRALYYATDRAGITAGLTPGLATVSSTINQPAIFAAALDQPTIDAGYKSVATYDFDVNKAKAELAQSSMPSGFTTTLNVPSDSPTVVKIAQVLVQDWAQIGVTLKLNLMAGGPRFQVILDHKPNLGVQIIGNSPDAPDPVELVQQYFSSAQAVKNGNNSSNLKDPAVDALIDKAQSATDVKSAATYALQAQALASQQVPIIPISWGDQAMAVKKGWTADAPGAFFSTSMWLNVIHPN, encoded by the coding sequence TTGCTGAGCAGCTCTGCAGCAGGGGCAACAGGCTCGGCTACGGCGCCGACTGACACCGGTAAGGATCTGATTTGGGCACTGAGCAACACCCCCCGCACGCTTTTCGCTCCGACCAACTATTCGACCGACAGCAACCTGGTGATGTCGCTGGTGCAAGGTCAACTGTTGACTTTTGGTACCAAGGGTCAACTACTGCCTGCCGTGGCGTCCAGCTTCAAGTCGGTCAGCGCCACTGAGTTCCAGTACACCATTGGCGCGGGTCACAAATTCTCCGATGGAAACCCGGTGACCGCCGAGGACGTCGCATACTCGCTGAACTTGCAGCTCGACCCCAAGGTGGCCTCCCAAGAGGCCTCCCTGATGTCGAACGTCAAATCAGTGACGGCCGCGGGCAGCGTCGTCACGGTGACCCTGAGCCAGCCGGACGCTCTGTGGCAGTTTCTTCCTGCGAGCCTGACCGGCTATGTCTGGGAGAGAAAGTCAGTGTCGGCCAGCCTCTCAAGCTATGGCACTCCACAGACGCTTCCGGTGGGCAGCGGGCCGTACAAGGTGTCGGAATTCGTGCCCGACTCGCACATCACTCTCGTCCGAAATCCTTATTACACCGGCGCTCAGACGCCGTTCGACAAGATTACTTTCCAGATCATCCCTGACGACCAAACCCGTCTGCTCGCACTTCAGAGCGGCAACATTCAGGGCACCTTCGATGTTCCGGCCTCCGCGTTCAAGCAGTGGTCGGCTGCCGCAACCGTGCAGTCCATTCCCGCTCTTGTTTGGCGGGGCCTCACCATGGACATGACGCAGGCGCCGTTCAACGATATCCATGTTCGCAGGGCGCTTTACTACGCCACTGACCGGGCAGGCATCACGGCTGGTCTGACGCCGGGCCTTGCCACGGTCTCTTCGACCATCAACCAGCCTGCTATTTTCGCCGCTGCTCTGGATCAACCCACGATCGATGCCGGATACAAGTCCGTCGCCACCTACGATTTCGATGTGAACAAGGCGAAGGCGGAACTGGCGCAATCGTCGATGCCGAGCGGGTTCACCACTACCCTCAACGTTCCCAGTGATTCGCCGACGGTCGTCAAGATCGCCCAGGTGCTGGTTCAGGATTGGGCACAAATCGGCGTCACTCTGAAGTTGAATCTGATGGCCGGTGGGCCGCGGTTCCAGGTCATCCTTGATCACAAGCCAAACCTGGGCGTTCAGATCATCGGTAACTCCCCGGACGCGCCCGATCCTGTTGAGCTGGTGCAGCAGTATTTTTCGAGCGCCCAGGCGGTGAAGAACGGCAACAACTCTTCAAACCTGAAGGATCCGGCGGTTGATGCCCTGATCGATAAGGCTCAGTCGGCAACCGACGTCAAGAGCGCGGCGACCTACGCGCTGCAAGCACAAGCGCTGGCCTCCCAGCAAGTGCCGATTATTCCGATCAGCTGGGGTGATCAGGCGATGGCGGTGAAGAAGGGCTGGACGGCCGATGCGCCGGGGGCCTTCTTCTCGACGTCGATGTGGCTCAATGTCATTCACCCGAATTGA
- a CDS encoding IS1380 family transposase, with amino-acid sequence MSKRTGFYPPLTVDTTAKRVVSHAGAVLLVTTAGKVGLDRALSAALAPWRKQWAVLDPGKILLDLAVSVAIGGDCLADISALRSEPAVFGRVASDPTVSRLVDSLAATPQAALAAINQARAAVRQRVWKMAGKDAPDFGIDRDRPLIIDLDATLITSHSEKELAAPTYKRGFGFHPLGSWVDHGPDGTGEPLSMMLRPGRAGSNTAADHIAVTKDALRQLPFNRRGGRIGRRVLVRADSGGGTHEYLKWLAGQGLSYSVGFGLTQDIVDKINLIPDQGWTPAYDGDGKVRDGAWVTELTGLLDLATWPPGMRVIVRAERPHPGAQLRFTDSGGNRLTAFVTNTTGGQLADLELRHRHRARCEDRIRNAKDTGLRNLPLTAFAQNQIWVAVVQLATELTAWLQMLALTGTGARRWEPKRLRLQLFSVAATIARRSRRVWLRLSGHAPHQHLFATGLTRLHALKQAT; translated from the coding sequence GTGTCGAAGCGTACTGGTTTCTACCCGCCGTTGACAGTGGACACGACCGCGAAGCGGGTGGTGTCCCACGCCGGTGCTGTGCTGCTGGTCACCACCGCCGGGAAGGTCGGGTTGGACCGGGCTTTGTCTGCGGCGTTGGCGCCGTGGCGCAAGCAGTGGGCGGTGCTGGATCCGGGGAAGATCCTGCTGGACCTGGCGGTCAGCGTCGCCATCGGCGGGGACTGCCTGGCCGACATCTCGGCGTTGCGGTCTGAGCCGGCGGTGTTCGGCCGGGTCGCCTCGGACCCAACAGTGTCCCGCCTGGTCGACTCGTTGGCCGCGACCCCGCAGGCCGCGTTGGCGGCGATCAACCAGGCCAGAGCAGCAGTCCGACAGCGGGTGTGGAAGATGGCCGGGAAGGACGCCCCTGACTTCGGAATCGACCGGGACCGGCCGTTGATCATCGACCTGGACGCTACGTTGATCACCTCCCATTCGGAGAAGGAACTGGCGGCGCCGACCTACAAGCGCGGTTTCGGGTTCCATCCGTTGGGATCGTGGGTGGATCACGGCCCCGACGGCACCGGTGAGCCACTGTCGATGATGCTGCGCCCCGGAAGGGCCGGATCCAACACCGCCGCCGACCACATCGCGGTCACCAAGGATGCGTTGCGGCAGTTGCCCTTCAACCGCCGCGGTGGCCGGATTGGGCGCAGGGTGCTGGTCCGCGCCGACAGCGGCGGCGGCACCCACGAATACCTGAAGTGGCTGGCCGGGCAGGGCCTGTCGTATTCGGTGGGGTTCGGGCTGACGCAGGACATCGTCGACAAGATCAACCTGATCCCCGACCAAGGGTGGACCCCGGCCTACGACGGCGATGGGAAGGTCCGCGACGGGGCGTGGGTCACCGAACTCACCGGCCTGCTGGACCTGGCGACGTGGCCACCGGGGATGCGGGTGATCGTGCGGGCCGAACGTCCGCACCCCGGGGCGCAGCTGCGGTTCACCGACTCAGGCGGGAACCGGCTGACCGCGTTTGTCACCAACACCACCGGCGGGCAACTCGCGGACCTGGAGTTGCGGCACCGCCACCGGGCCCGCTGCGAGGACCGGATCCGCAATGCGAAAGACACCGGCCTGCGGAACCTACCCTTGACTGCCTTCGCTCAGAATCAGATCTGGGTCGCTGTCGTCCAGTTGGCGACGGAGCTGACCGCGTGGCTGCAGATGCTGGCGTTGACCGGCACCGGCGCCCGCCGGTGGGAACCGAAACGGCTGCGGCTGCAACTGTTCTCCGTGGCGGCGACCATTGCGCGCCGATCCCGACGAGTCTGGCTGCGGCTGTCCGGGCACGCCCCGCACCAGCACCTGTTCGCCACCGGCCTGACCCGACTGCACGCCCTCAAGCAGGCCACCTGA
- a CDS encoding ABC transporter substrate-binding protein, translating to MRRSSGPFPASRRRAPTLAAVAVLAMVTTACGGGGSTSNASDQTKGVTITVALAADPPPAADLAAFTQQTGITVNWVNIDWDSLQTKISAAATAKTYFADATDVDWSRVGQLGKLGWFRPMEKYTDTAGLKADVPQLTSFISDGHVVAIPYDASYMVSTVNTDMFSKAGITTMPTTIDGYTSALQQVKSKGVVQYPLNIPFAAAEGLSTYWYQTTNAFGGAILDGKGKPQFTQRTSAGYQAAAWMVEAMKTGLVPPGNINVTDSQGEQTLMAKGQVASTFSDYSGTVGSLYNDKSQSSVVGRTQYIATPGVGKVAGNLSNPDGIGIPQEAKYPEAAAKFIEWFTSAATQEDFAGLNGPEKAWSAYTLPSHLSAVQKLATSGGLAKGQMLAELLKTSRPVFLDGAPTWYPKFSNAVYTNLHAAATGAMSTDQAIGAIASAADSLSSGS from the coding sequence ATGCGCAGAAGCTCCGGACCATTCCCCGCCTCGCGGCGACGCGCCCCGACGCTGGCCGCGGTCGCGGTCCTGGCCATGGTCACCACCGCCTGCGGTGGAGGCGGGTCCACCTCGAACGCCTCGGACCAGACGAAGGGCGTGACGATCACGGTGGCGCTGGCCGCCGACCCGCCGCCCGCCGCTGACCTTGCCGCCTTCACCCAGCAGACCGGCATCACGGTCAATTGGGTCAACATCGACTGGGACAGCCTGCAGACCAAGATCTCCGCCGCGGCCACCGCCAAGACCTATTTCGCCGACGCCACCGACGTCGATTGGTCGCGGGTGGGCCAACTGGGCAAGCTCGGCTGGTTCCGGCCGATGGAGAAATACACGGACACCGCCGGGCTCAAGGCCGACGTGCCGCAGTTGACCTCTTTCATCTCCGACGGTCACGTCGTGGCGATCCCCTACGACGCCTCCTACATGGTGAGCACGGTCAACACCGACATGTTCTCGAAGGCCGGCATCACGACCATGCCGACGACCATAGACGGATACACCAGCGCTCTCCAACAGGTCAAGAGCAAAGGCGTGGTCCAGTACCCGCTGAACATCCCGTTCGCCGCGGCCGAGGGTCTGTCGACCTATTGGTACCAGACCACCAACGCCTTCGGCGGCGCGATCCTGGACGGCAAAGGCAAACCCCAGTTCACGCAACGAACTTCCGCCGGCTACCAGGCCGCGGCCTGGATGGTCGAGGCGATGAAGACCGGCCTGGTTCCGCCGGGCAACATCAACGTCACGGACAGCCAGGGCGAACAGACCCTGATGGCCAAAGGTCAGGTCGCCAGTACGTTCTCGGACTACTCGGGGACCGTCGGATCGCTGTACAACGACAAGTCCCAGTCTTCGGTCGTCGGCAGGACCCAGTACATAGCGACCCCCGGCGTCGGCAAGGTCGCCGGGAACCTGTCCAACCCCGACGGCATCGGCATCCCGCAGGAGGCCAAGTACCCAGAGGCGGCGGCGAAGTTCATCGAGTGGTTCACCTCCGCCGCCACGCAGGAGGACTTCGCGGGGCTCAACGGGCCCGAAAAGGCCTGGAGTGCCTACACCCTGCCGTCGCACCTGTCCGCGGTCCAGAAGCTGGCCACCAGTGGAGGTCTGGCCAAGGGCCAGATGCTGGCCGAGCTGCTGAAGACTTCGAGGCCGGTCTTCCTGGACGGCGCCCCCACCTGGTATCCGAAGTTCTCCAACGCGGTCTACACCAACCTGCATGCCGCCGCCACCGGCGCGATGAGCACCGACCAAGCCATCGGGGCCATCGCCTCCGCCGCGGACAGCCTCTCGAGCGGGTCGTGA
- a CDS encoding carbohydrate ABC transporter permease gives MRRRPDLLPYLLIAPVAIFILGLAFVPAAFTIVQSFFTVDELDPPVRFSGLHNFVQVFHDPAVLNSIGNTAFYMFVGVGLSTVLGLAMAVLLQGAFRGRSVVIAILILPWALPGVVEGILWTGIFDPNSGLINSLVSTLHLGSGTGILIGQNRLLTISLIELVQVWQITPLSALLILAALQLIPGELYEAAAIDGAGPWRAFLRVTLPLARPDIAVAMVQAVIATFNVFDQPYVLNGAASTGASLTMQTYFISFQNLNFGQGYALSLLIAVATCVVCAGVVRVIYRRVEL, from the coding sequence GTGCGCCGGCGGCCCGACCTGTTGCCGTACCTGCTCATCGCCCCGGTCGCCATCTTCATCCTCGGCCTGGCGTTCGTCCCCGCTGCCTTCACGATCGTCCAGTCGTTCTTCACCGTCGACGAACTCGATCCACCGGTGCGATTCAGTGGACTGCACAACTTCGTCCAGGTCTTCCACGACCCCGCGGTGCTGAACAGCATCGGCAATACCGCGTTCTACATGTTCGTCGGCGTGGGTCTTTCGACCGTGCTCGGCCTGGCCATGGCCGTCCTGCTCCAGGGCGCCTTCCGCGGGCGCAGCGTGGTCATCGCCATCCTGATCCTCCCGTGGGCGCTGCCCGGCGTGGTGGAGGGCATCCTGTGGACCGGCATCTTCGATCCCAACTCCGGCCTGATCAACAGTCTGGTGTCCACCCTGCACCTGGGTTCCGGCACCGGCATCCTCATCGGCCAGAACCGTTTGCTGACCATCTCTCTCATCGAACTGGTCCAGGTCTGGCAGATCACCCCGCTGTCTGCTCTGCTCATCCTGGCGGCGCTGCAGCTGATCCCGGGTGAGCTCTACGAAGCCGCCGCGATCGATGGCGCCGGCCCGTGGCGCGCGTTCCTGCGCGTCACCCTGCCGCTGGCCCGCCCCGATATTGCGGTGGCGATGGTCCAGGCCGTCATCGCCACCTTCAACGTGTTCGACCAGCCCTATGTGCTGAACGGGGCCGCCTCGACGGGGGCCTCGCTGACGATGCAGACGTACTTCATCAGCTTCCAGAACCTCAACTTCGGCCAGGGCTACGCACTCTCGCTGCTGATCGCGGTAGCGACCTGCGTCGTGTGCGCAGGAGTCGTGCGGGTCATCTACCGCAGGGTCGAGCTGTGA
- a CDS encoding carbohydrate ABC transporter permease, which produces MNRRRHPVRAVGIALLVIWSLVPIYWAAKASLQTENDAHARPAQYFPLNPTLVNFRTLLNPNSSVASGIRRSMLNIIVECGLATIVTVLLATLAAYAFARMHFRGRNVLFFAVLATMAFPPYTTLIPLYRIMSTFGLVNTYTGIVLVYVSGFLPLATWVLHNYFASLPMTIEKAGLIDGASRMQVLWYLLLPLARPGIVSTALITFLFAWAQFLFPLVLSSDLSTQPLTVVIAALQGRHVVPSTLLSAAGILAIAVPAVLALSFNRYIVNGLLAGSAK; this is translated from the coding sequence GTGAACCGGCGCCGGCACCCGGTGCGCGCCGTGGGTATCGCCCTGCTGGTGATCTGGTCCCTCGTCCCGATCTACTGGGCCGCAAAAGCCAGCCTGCAGACCGAGAACGATGCCCACGCCCGACCGGCGCAATACTTTCCGCTGAATCCCACGCTGGTCAACTTCCGGACTCTGCTCAATCCCAACAGCAGCGTCGCGTCCGGCATCCGCCGTTCCATGCTCAACATCATCGTCGAGTGCGGGCTCGCCACCATCGTGACCGTCCTGCTCGCCACCCTGGCTGCCTATGCCTTTGCCCGCATGCACTTCCGGGGGCGCAACGTGCTGTTCTTCGCGGTGCTGGCCACCATGGCCTTCCCGCCCTACACCACCCTGATCCCGCTGTACCGCATCATGAGCACCTTCGGTCTGGTCAACACCTACACCGGCATCGTGCTCGTCTACGTCTCGGGGTTTCTCCCGCTGGCCACCTGGGTGCTGCACAACTACTTCGCCAGCCTGCCGATGACGATCGAGAAGGCCGGCCTCATCGACGGCGCCAGCCGGATGCAGGTGCTGTGGTACCTCCTGCTGCCGCTGGCCCGACCCGGGATCGTCTCCACCGCGCTGATCACCTTCCTGTTCGCCTGGGCGCAGTTCCTCTTCCCCCTGGTGCTCTCCAGCGACCTCTCCACCCAGCCGCTGACCGTCGTCATCGCCGCGCTGCAGGGGCGACATGTCGTGCCGTCGACCCTGTTGTCCGCTGCCGGCATCCTGGCCATCGCCGTCCCCGCCGTGCTCGCGCTCAGCTTCAACCGCTACATCGTCAACGGGCTGCTGGCCGGAAGCGCCAAATAG
- a CDS encoding SIS domain-containing protein: MTTILGQPPIDFDAAGARWTAREIAQQPALWREVARTVASVGAETDAFLRPLLDISDLRIVLTGAGTSAFAGEVLAPYLARATGRRVEAIATTDLVSNPRLNFAENVPTLLVSFARSGDSPESVAATRLADQCLTRCHHLVLTCNSGGELYRDHSGAPRSLVRVMPTAANDRSFAMTSSYTCMLLTALLVLGADQGDDLAERLATSAERLLATSAAEIRAVAHRPYRRIVYLGSGPLKGIARESALKMLELSAGTIATWYDSPLGFRHGPKSVLDDTTLVLVFISTDPYTRKYDLDIVAELRATLAPGAVVAVTAHPDDHDGNNTWTIDGVQDVDDAAISLPFVLCAQLLALYMSIALGHTPDNPFPAGEVNRVVQGVTIHPLEGLAQQ; encoded by the coding sequence ATGACAACGATCCTGGGGCAACCGCCCATCGACTTCGACGCCGCCGGTGCCCGGTGGACCGCCCGCGAGATCGCCCAGCAACCCGCCCTGTGGCGGGAGGTGGCCCGTACGGTGGCCTCGGTCGGCGCAGAGACCGACGCGTTCCTCCGCCCGCTGCTGGACATCAGTGACCTGCGCATCGTCCTCACCGGGGCCGGCACCTCCGCGTTCGCCGGAGAAGTGCTTGCCCCGTACCTCGCCCGTGCCACCGGCCGACGGGTGGAGGCCATCGCCACCACGGACCTGGTCTCCAATCCGCGGTTGAACTTCGCCGAGAACGTTCCCACGCTCCTGGTGTCGTTCGCCCGATCTGGTGACAGTCCGGAAAGTGTCGCGGCCACCCGCCTCGCCGACCAGTGCCTCACCCGATGCCATCACCTCGTACTGACCTGCAACAGCGGCGGCGAGCTGTACCGCGATCACAGCGGAGCACCGCGCTCTCTCGTGCGGGTCATGCCGACGGCCGCCAACGACCGCAGCTTCGCGATGACGTCGAGCTACACCTGCATGCTCCTCACCGCGTTGCTCGTTCTCGGTGCGGATCAGGGCGACGACCTCGCCGAGCGACTCGCCACCTCGGCAGAACGATTGCTGGCCACCAGCGCCGCCGAGATCCGGGCCGTTGCCCATCGGCCCTACCGCAGGATCGTCTACCTCGGTAGCGGCCCGTTGAAGGGAATTGCCCGGGAGTCCGCGCTGAAGATGCTCGAACTCAGTGCCGGCACGATCGCCACCTGGTACGACTCGCCGCTGGGGTTCCGGCACGGGCCCAAGTCGGTTCTCGACGACACGACGCTCGTCCTCGTCTTCATCTCCACCGACCCCTACACGCGAAAGTACGATCTCGACATCGTCGCCGAACTCCGGGCGACGCTCGCACCGGGAGCGGTCGTCGCTGTGACGGCACACCCGGACGACCACGACGGGAACAACACCTGGACGATCGACGGTGTCCAGGATGTCGATGACGCGGCCATCTCCCTACCTTTCGTCCTGTGCGCCCAGCTGCTGGCGCTGTACATGTCGATCGCGCTCGGTCACACCCCTGACAATCCGTTCCCCGCCGGGGAGGTCAACCGGGTGGTCCAGGGCGTCACGATCCACCCCCTCGAAGGATTGGCGCAGCAGTGA
- a CDS encoding LuxR C-terminal-related transcriptional regulator, which translates to MTVIPWARPDAENQLRATIRACHEVSGTDFVYGGLICAGGVRLSSFIGARTRGLHGLLVRPGMGLGGQVSEAQRPQTVFDYAADKGITHDYDRPVLREGIRSAAAIPVLVGQQTRGLLYAATRADTPVGGRVVEEMVKLAGRLADRLQIDDEVDIRLRLMGASLSPAPASSEDVRDVYRELRVLSQMVDDPILRGRLLQATQRLIGRPGAVPEPDPGLTLREIDVLAEVALGCTNRQIADRLSLATETVKAYLKSASHKLGTENRFQALSEARRRGLVP; encoded by the coding sequence ATGACCGTGATTCCCTGGGCCCGACCGGACGCCGAGAATCAGCTGCGTGCGACCATCCGGGCCTGTCACGAGGTGTCCGGGACCGACTTCGTCTACGGCGGGCTGATCTGCGCCGGCGGGGTCCGCCTGTCATCGTTCATCGGTGCCAGGACGCGGGGACTTCATGGCCTGCTGGTGCGTCCGGGGATGGGTCTGGGCGGCCAGGTGTCCGAGGCGCAGCGGCCGCAGACCGTCTTCGACTACGCGGCCGACAAGGGCATCACCCACGACTACGACCGGCCGGTCCTGCGGGAGGGAATCCGTTCGGCGGCAGCGATTCCGGTGCTCGTGGGACAACAGACCCGGGGCCTTCTCTACGCCGCGACCAGAGCGGACACCCCGGTCGGCGGCCGGGTCGTCGAAGAGATGGTGAAGTTGGCCGGACGTCTGGCCGATCGCCTGCAGATCGACGACGAGGTCGACATCCGGCTGCGGTTGATGGGCGCGTCCCTGAGCCCGGCACCGGCGTCGTCGGAGGACGTTCGAGACGTCTACCGCGAATTGCGGGTGCTCTCGCAGATGGTCGACGACCCGATCCTCCGCGGCCGCCTGCTGCAGGCGACCCAGAGGCTGATCGGGCGTCCGGGAGCTGTGCCGGAACCAGATCCCGGCCTGACCCTACGCGAGATCGATGTGCTGGCCGAGGTTGCCCTGGGCTGCACCAACCGACAGATCGCCGATCGGCTGTCGCTGGCCACCGAAACGGTCAAGGCCTACCTGAAATCGGCCAGCCACAAGCTCGGGACCGAGAACAGGTTCCAAGCCCTCTCGGAGGCTCGACGCCGCGGATTGGTGCCGTAG